In Cyprinus carpio isolate SPL01 chromosome B16, ASM1834038v1, whole genome shotgun sequence, the following are encoded in one genomic region:
- the LOC109083959 gene encoding protein argonaute-1-like, with protein sequence MEPGPSGAVPTGPYPPPLQQVFQAPRRPGMGTVGKPIKLLANYFEVEIPKMDVYHYEVDIKPDKCPRRVNREVVEYMVQHFKPQLFGDRKPVYDGKKNIYTVLALPIGSEKVDFEVTIPGEGKDRIFKVSIHWLAKVSWRLLQETLVSGRLQVPLDSVQALDVAMRHLASMRYTPVGRSFFSPPEGYYHPLGGGREVWFGFHQSVRPAMWKMMLNIDVSATAFYKAQPVIEFMCEVLDIRNIDEQPKTLTDSQRVRFTKEIKGLKVEVTHCGQMKRKYRVCNVTRRPASHQTFPLQLESGQTVECTVAQYFKQKYNLQLKYPHLPCLQVGQEQKHTYLPLEVCNIVAGQRCIKKLTDNQTSTMIKATARSAPDRQEEISRLMKNANFNLDPYIQEFGIKVKDDMAEVTGRVLPAPILQYGGRNRAIATPNQGVWDMRGKQFFNGIEIKVWAIACFAPQKQCREEVLKNFTDQLRKISKDAGMPIQGQPCFCKYAQGADSVEPMFRHLKNTYSGLQLIIVILPGKTPVYAEVKRVGDTLLGMATQCVQVKNVVKTSPQTLSNLCLKINVKLGGINNILVPHQRSAVFQQPVIFLGADVTHPPAGDGKKPSITAVVGSMDAHPSRYCATVRVQRPRQEIIEDLSYMVRELLIQFYKSTRFKPTRIIFYRDGVPEGQLPQILHYELLAIRDACIKLEKDYQPGITYIVVQKRHHTRLFCADKSERIGKSGNIPAGTTVDTSITHPFEFDFYLCSHAGIQGTSRPSHYYVLWDDNRFTADELQILTYQLCHTYVRCTRSVSIPAPAYYARLVAFRARYHLVDKEHDSGEGSHVSGQSNGRDPQALAKAVQIHHDTLRTMYFA encoded by the exons ATGGAGCCGGGACCATCTGGCGCTG TGCCCACCGGGCCGTACCCCCCACCCCTGCAGCAGGTGTTCCAGGCACCCCGCAGGCCGGGCATGGGCACCGTCGGCAAACCCATCAAGCTGCTTGCCAACTACTTTGAGGTGGAAATCCCAAAAATGGATGTGTACCACTATGAAGTGGACATCAAACCTGATAAGTGTCCTCGACGGGTCAACAG GGAGGTTGTGGAGTACATGGTCCAGCATTTCAAACCGCAGCTCTTTGGTGACCGAAAGCCGGTGTATGATGGGAAGAAGAATATCTACACTGTTTTAGCGTTACCTATAGGCAGCGAAAAG GTTGATTTCGAGGTGACCATCCCCGGCGAGGGGAAGGATCGCATCTTTAAAGTGTCCATTCACTGGCTGGCCAAGGTGTCGTGGCGGCTGCTGCAGGAGACGCTGGTCAGCGGACGTCTGCAGGTCCCGCTGGACTCTGTCCAAGCTCTCGACGTGGCCATGAGACACCTGGCCTCCATGAG GTACACCCCAGTGGGACGCTCCTTCTTCTCCCCTCCTGAAGGCTACTATCATCCTCTTGGTGGAGGCAGAGAGGTGTGGTTCGGCTTCCATCAGTCTGTCCGGCCGGCCATGTGGAAGATGATGCTCAACATTGACG TATCTGCAACAGCCTTTTATAAAGCTCAGCCTGTCATTGAGTTCATGTGTGAAGTTCTGGACATCCGCAACATCGACGAGCAGCCGAAGACGCTTACCGACTCGCAGAGGGTCCGCTTCACCAAGGAGATCAAAG GTCTGAAGGTGGAGGTTACGCACTGTGGTCAAATGAAAAGAAAGTATCGCGTCTGTAACGTCACACGTCGCCCTGCTAGTCACCAAAC GTTTCCCCTGCAGCTTGAGAGCGGACAGACGGTGGAATGTACCGTGGCTCAATACTTCAAGCAGAAGTACAACCTGCAGCTCAAATACCCCCACCTGCCCTGCCTACAGGTGGGCCAGGAGCAGAAACACACCTACCTGCCCCTGGAG GTGTGTAATATTGTAGCAGGGCAGCGGTGCATCAAGAAACTGACAGATAATCAAACGTCCACCATGATCAAAGCCACAGCGCGATCCGCACCAGACAGACAGGAGGAGATCAGCAGACTG atgaagaacgCTAACTTTAATCTGGATCCCTACATTCAAGAGTTTGGAATCAAGGTGAAGGACGACATGGCCGAGGTGACGGGGAGAGTGCTTCCCGCTCCCATCCTGCAGTACGGCGGTCGT AATCGTGCCATTGCGACTCCTAACCAGGGTGTGTGGGACATGAGGGGAAAGCAGTTCTTCAACGGCATCGAGATCAAAGTGTGGGCCATCGCTTGCTTCGCTCCGCAGAAACAGTGTCGGGAAGAGGTGCTCAA GAACTTCACGGACCAGCTGCGTAAGATCTCAAAGGACGCTGGGATGCCGATCCAGGGTCAGCCGTGTTTCTGTAAGTACGCACAGGGAGCCGACAGCGTGGAGCCCATGTTCAGACACCTGAAGAACACCTACTCCGGACTGCAGCTCATCATCGTCATCCTGCCCGGAAAAACACCCGTCTACG CGGAGGTGAAGCGTGTGGGAGACACTCTTCTAGGAATGGCCACTCAGTGTGTTCAGGTGAAGAACGTGGTGAAGACCTCGCCTCAGACGCTCTCCAACCTCTGCCTCAAAATCAACGTCAAGCTCGGCGGCATCAACAACATCCTGGTGCCGCATCAACG ATCGGCAGTGTTCCAGCAGCCGGTGATCTTCCTCGGAGCAGATGTCACTCACCCGCCGGCTGGTGATGGGAAGAAGCCGTCTATTACTGCG GTGGTGGGCAGTATGGACGCTCATCCCAGCAGGTACTGCGCTACCGTTCGAGTACAGCGGCCCAGACAGGAGATCATTGAAGACCTGTCGTACATGGTGCGAGAGTTACTCATCCAGTTCTACAAGTCCACCCGCTTCAAACCCACCAGAATCATCTTCTACAGGGACGGCGTGCCAGAAGGACAGTTACCACAA ATCCTGCACTACGAGCTGTTGGCCATCAGAGACGCCTGCATCAAGCTGGAGAAGGACTACCAGCCGGGCATCACATACATAGTAGTGCAGAAGCGCCACCACACCCGCCTCTTCTGCGCTGATAAATCTGAAAGA ATCGGGAAGAGTGGGAACATTCCAGCAGGAACTACGGTCGACACCAGCATCACGCATCCGTTCGAGTTTGATTTCTACCTGTGCAGTCATGCAGGTATTCAG GGCACCAGCCGACCCTCACACTACTACGTCCTGTGGGACGACAATCGCTTCACGGCTGACGAGCTGCAGATTCTCACCTACCAGCTGTGCCACACATACGTGCGCTGCACCCGCTCCGTCTCCATCCCAGCGCCTGCGTACTACGCCAGACTCGTGGCTTTCCGTGCCCGATACCATCTGGTGGATAAAGAGCATGACAG CGGGGAGGGCAGTCACGTCTCCGGACAGAGTAACGGTCGGGATCCTCAGGCACTGGCCAAAGCCGTGCAGATTCACCACGACACCCTGAGGACCATGTACTTTGCCTAA